The Bacillus sp. F19 DNA segment CATCTAATTCTGCTAAGTAATCATCTTCTACAATGTATACATCATATTTTTCTGCAAGAGCAACGATTTTTTTCTTTTCTTCATTTGTATAATGATGACCAAGTGGATTATGACACCTTGGCACAATATAAAAGAATTTAATATCGTTGTTGCGGAATAAAGATTCTAGTCGTTCAAAATCAATCCCATCCATTGTTAAGTCAATTCCTAATGTTTCGCTTCGATTTAACTGTAAGGTATCCACCATACCAAAATAAGTCGGTTGCTCAATTAATACTTTCTTTTTGTCATTTGGGAACGGCATCGTCGATAGTATATGTAACGCTTGTTGTGATCCAGAAGTAATAACAAGTCGCTCAGGTTTCGTGAATACTTGTAAACACTGTAAATACTTCGTCAGCTCTTTTCTCAACGAATAGAGCCCTTGTCGCTCACTGTAAGTAAATAATTGTGCTTTATAATGATCAATTGCTTGGTTTATACAATGTTGAAAGTCTTCATAAGGCATGATTCGTTCATCTGGACCCGCAGATAAAAAATCTATATTTTCATTCGGACTAGGTACTCGATAATCATCAACAATGTAATAGCCACTTTTGGGTTTAGCATAGACAATATGTTGTTTCTCTAGTTCTAGTAATGCCTTTACAATCGTATTTTTACTGCATTGAAATTGTTCAGCGAGCGTCCGAATAGAAGGTAATTTATCTCCTGCTTTTAACTGCTCATCCTCTATTTGTTGTTTCATCCACTCTAAAATACCTCTATATTTTGTTATCATATATATCCTCCTTGGTATCTGTACCATGACAGATGTGAAATTCTACTGTATGGAAAAGAGTCGATATCAATTACAATCATGTTTAATTAGCTTATTTTAGTTTAACTATGATTATGGAATACATTTATGTGCTTGTGAAGGGGGAGTTTGAATGAAGAACAATATAAAAAAAGGAATGCTGCTAGGCTTTATTGGTATTATTTGTTTTAGTCTTACATTGCCAGCAACAAGCATCGCTGTACCTTACTTTGGTGCGACAATTGTTGGCTTAGGCAGGACAGTTATCGCAGCAATTATTGTTAGCATTATTTTTATCGTAAAAAAAGAAAAATTACCTAATAAGAAACAAATGAAAAGCTTATGGATTGTAGCTATTGGTGCTGTACTTGCCTTTCCGCTATTAACAACCTTTGCGATGAAATCATTACCTGTATCACACGGAGCAATTGAACTGGCTTTACTGCCGCTTGCGACAGCTGGATTTGCGATGTGGCGTGGAGGTGAGCGACTTTCGAAACGCTATTGGATTGCGAGTATTATTGGTGCGATAACCGTTCTTCTTTATGCCGTGTATTTAGGCTTAGGTCAATTACAAAAAGGCGATATTGCACTAATTGTAGCTGTCTTAATACTTGGATTAAGCTATGCAGAAGGTGGAAAACTGTCAAAAGAGCTTGGAAGTTGGCAAGTAATCGCTTGGGCAATTTTAATCGGCGCTCCGTTTTTTGTGATTCCTGTGGGATTAAGTGTATCCTTTGATATGCTGCAAGCACCTATAGAGGCTTGGATTAGTTTATTATACTTAGCCATTGTGAGCCAATTTTTAGCTTATGTAGCTTGGTATGGCGGGATGTCTTTAGGAGGGATTGCAAGAGTAGGACAGATGCAATATTTACAGCCATTTTTAATGATTGGTTTTTCTGTATTATTCTTAGGGGAATCAATTACATGGCTAACTATTGTCTTAGCTATTATTGTTGTAATGTGTGTGATAATTGGAAAAAATACACCTGCAGCTAAGAAAGAAACACATTATGATAATCGTGTTCTTCATGAAAAAAGTTGACGAATTTATTGATAGCAAAATTTTTTATGTAATCAGTCAGGAGCAATTTTTATAGATTCGTTCGCTGAAAATTAAACAACTTTATTATTCTTTAAAAATCAGATAACTAGAGAAAAATTTTACCTTTTAAACATCTTTAATAACCATCTATCAGTAAACAGATAGATGGTTATTGTATTTGTATGAATATAATTAAACGACTTTATTATTGATACACACAAGGAGTCTTTTTTCTATTTGTTTTACTTCAATCTATAATATGGTGAGTTAAGATTATGTTCTTGATCCTCAAGCAATAACAATTTCAATCTTTCTTTACTCAAATAATTTAATTTTTTCAAAACCTGAGAACCATTATAATTTTGAAGTCCGTCTCGGATTTCACTAACACTTGCTGGACTTTTTTTCTAAGTAACTCTATAATTTTTTCTTCAATAAGCTTCCCTATTTGAAATTCTGCAATTTTCATTTCAAAGTCTACATAAAGGTCCCCAGCTTCTTGAGGTGTAATGGCAAAATGTTTACTAGCTTTGTCAGCGACAAGCTTATCATGTTTTTCTACATCATAAATATCACCGTTATTTGTAACTTTATTGTATTCTTTTCTCATAAACTTATAGATTGCATTCCTGTCTAAAGTATCAATAAATTTTTCAATCACTCAGAAGCTCCACCTTTTGTCATATTTTACAAATTCAATAGTGCGACATCCAGTGACTTATTACCTGACTTATTACCTTTATTCTAAAGCAACAACAAAAGCTCCTTTAAATTCGAATTTATATACAAAGATTCATTTACAAATAAAGTGTATATTTGTAAAATTATTCTTGAGAAAATACAGGAGGGTGCTAAAGCGAAGAAAACATTACCTATAATCTTTACCCTAGTTTTCACCTTTGTCGAATTTTTTGTATTTACCCCTAGTTCTTATGCTAAGCCAGGAGGAACATTTTTTCCTGAAACTTAGTTTCAAACGATTGTATCGAAAGACATCACCAATACTGTTAGTCCTTAACTAGAAACTCTATTGGTGTTTCTTATCAAACTTTTTATAAAATGAACATCAAAAACTTTGCCGGTTTACTCTTACCTGCATAGCTCTTTTTCTTCATTTGAATGTTTCCATATCGCCTTACAAAAAAAGCAGCTGTGCAAAATGTCGATTGTCGTGTCGTGTGGATTGTGCCAAAAATGGAGATGTGGAGGAAAGAAAATGAAGAGAAAGTTGAAGTGGTTATCTGTTGCACTGGCGCTGACGATGCTGTTTGGTTTATTTGTCACACCAGACTCAGTGAAGGCCGCTCAAAACCAAGTATCTGGCAAGAAAGGTTCAGCAGAAGACACTTCTGAAAAAGGCGAACCGCAAATGTTTATTATCCCCACAAGTGATCCGCAAAAAGCGGATGAAGTACTTGAACAGCTTCAGAAAGGAAAATCGCCAAAGGAATTAGGGTTAATCTCCAATCAAAAACATACTCCAAGAAAACAAACGATTGAACAAATGGCTTCAGAAGCAGCAAAAAGCACAAAAACGTATCCAGTAGCGATGGGGGACATTAAACCTGCAGCTGAAGGGGATGATTGGACACCGCCGCCTTTTGGGTATGATGATATTCAATTTGATGCGTGTATTGGAAATGAGAATTCGTCTGAAGGATGGATTAAAAATCATTACTCGTATTGCTGGTCCAACTATGTTGTCTACTCTGATCCGGCTGGCTGCGGCCCCAGCCCGTTTCCATTCTTTTGTGATTGGGTTTCTTTTAGGGTGACTGTCATTGCCAATAGTATGAACGGAGCCAGAACGGTGTTCTACAATTATACGGTAGATGATATTCAGATGGACTTTGACAGTAAAGGGTGGATTGGCTCAAAAGTATCCGTCAGTATTAAGTGTGACGGCATATCTGAGACACGTGATTGTTTAGGAGATGATTCACCGGACAGCCGGACTCTCGCTCAATGGAAATCAAATGAAGATGGAGCCACATTATTTGATTCTGATCCGCCTCCAATCACTGCAGGAAATAAAGATCAAATAAGTTATATGGACTTGTGGCCTAGAATAACAATCGATCCGCCGGGGAAAAAATATCCGGAGCTTGCAGAAGATGGCCCAAAAGAAAAAGTCCGTATGGATTCTGCTGATTACATGTTCGTATTTAACCCGCAATTTTTTCCAAAAGAAGGGGCAGTCTTTGCGAACGTTCAGCCGGTCTTCTACTACGATATGAATAAGCCATATTTTAGTGTAATGAAAGATGCCTTTCAGCATCATAAGGATGCTCTCACTTCGCCGGGAAGTTTAATTCCCGGGATAGAGGGAAGGCCGCCGCTCACCAGATTGTATTCTAAATATGATCCTGCGCAGT contains these protein-coding regions:
- a CDS encoding DMT family transporter, yielding MKNNIKKGMLLGFIGIICFSLTLPATSIAVPYFGATIVGLGRTVIAAIIVSIIFIVKKEKLPNKKQMKSLWIVAIGAVLAFPLLTTFAMKSLPVSHGAIELALLPLATAGFAMWRGGERLSKRYWIASIIGAITVLLYAVYLGLGQLQKGDIALIVAVLILGLSYAEGGKLSKELGSWQVIAWAILIGAPFFVIPVGLSVSFDMLQAPIEAWISLLYLAIVSQFLAYVAWYGGMSLGGIARVGQMQYLQPFLMIGFSVLFLGESITWLTIVLAIIVVMCVIIGKNTPAAKKETHYDNRVLHEKS
- a CDS encoding PLP-dependent aminotransferase family protein, whose amino-acid sequence is MITKYRGILEWMKQQIEDEQLKAGDKLPSIRTLAEQFQCSKNTIVKALLELEKQHIVYAKPKSGYYIVDDYRVPSPNENIDFLSAGPDERIMPYEDFQHCINQAIDHYKAQLFTYSERQGLYSLRKELTKYLQCLQVFTKPERLVITSGSQQALHILSTMPFPNDKKKVLIEQPTYFGMVDTLQLNRSETLGIDLTMDGIDFERLESLFRNNDIKFFYIVPRCHNPLGHHYTNEEKKKIVALAEKYDVYIVEDDYLAELDADPKADPLFAYEPNGRIIYVKSFSKVFLPGLRIATVVLPETMIDSFVRYKFSADFNTSALSQGALEIYLKSGMFHYHLENVKQLYINKMKTLLNACSSYLPSYISFTKPKSGFYLTIFLPSHIDVDKLIYLLHEKQIYVDNASRMYLVGNKQKAIRLSISQVYENKIELGIQQLAACIMEMCEKKKYNPLSFKSYL